The Rhododendron vialii isolate Sample 1 chromosome 5a, ASM3025357v1 genome contains a region encoding:
- the LOC131326543 gene encoding uncharacterized protein LOC131326543, whose amino-acid sequence MDNYSLDICHIKLDGTNYLVWSCTFTLAIEAKGMSEFIEGSVNPPVEAIELKKFKSQKSLVMTWLFNSTRADICHTFLLLDTPHKIWTTAAQTYSQQGNDAQCFELRKKLRTLEQNHRSVAVYFADLNGAWQEFDYYQGFQAICVVDAAAWLKRLEKERVYDFLAGLDIEYDPIRVQVLGRIPFSSLGEAYAIVQQEESRRGAMLDIPTPKRSALVAIPQGGLVPQSCKSQSGASNGPIARESLRCDHCHNTGHTRDFCWKLHGRPSRGRGGGRGSRGRGSMHSQAQAHVSESIWVATLPDSGFGTGVQASSDHVSGFS is encoded by the coding sequence TTGgctattgaggccaaagggATGTCAGAATTTATTGAGGGTTCTGTTAATCCACCTGTTGAGGCAATTGAACTGAAGAAATTTAAATCTCAAAAATCGTTAGTTATGAcctggttgtttaattctaCGAGGGCTGATATTTGTCATACTTTTCTACTTCTTGATACTCCACATAAGATTTGGACTACTGCAGCCCAAACCTATTCTCAGCAGGGTAACGATgcacagtgttttgagttgaggaagaAGCTCCGTACATTGGAACAAAACCATCGTTCTGTTGCTGTGTATTTTGCTGACTTGAATGGAGCATGgcaggaatttgattattatcagggatTTCAGGCTATTTGTGTTGTTGATGCTGCTGCTTGGTTAAAGCGATTGGAGAAGGAACGTGTTTATGACTTTTTGGCTGGACTTGATATAGAatatgatccaattagagtgcaggtgttgggtcgtaTTCCATTTTCGTCATTGggagaggcctatgccattgttcagcAGGAGGAGAGTAGGAGGGGTGCTATGTTGGACATTCCTACTCCTAAGCGTTCTGCCTTGGTTGCCATTCCTCAGGGTGGGCTTGTTCCACAGAGTTGTAAATCACAGTCTGGTGCTAGCAATGGACCTATTGCTCGAGAGTCACTCCGGTGTGATCATTGCCACAACACCGGCCATACCAgggatttctgttggaagttacatggtcgtccTTCTCGTGGGCGAGGTGGTGGACGCGGTAGTCGCGGTCGTGGTTCCATGCATTCTCAGGCCCAGGCTCATGTGTCGGAGTCTATATGGGTTGCTACCCTACCTGATTCTGGGTTCGGTACTGGGGTTCAGGCGTCTTCTGATCATGTTAGTGGTTTTTCTTAg